A part of Notolabrus celidotus isolate fNotCel1 chromosome 21, fNotCel1.pri, whole genome shotgun sequence genomic DNA contains:
- the amdhd1 gene encoding probable imidazolonepropionase: MSGNHRLLVKNAKQVVLICNNGERFLTKDGIQDLCVIENGSVVIGSDGLIKAVGPAGVIRSQYSESSFEKVIDAAGMCVLPGLVDAHTHPVWAGDRVHEFAMKLAGATYMDVHRAGGGIHFTVEHTRAAGSLELLASLSSRLVRMQRAGTTLVECKSGYGLELQTELKMLEVIEEARRSLPINISSTYCGAHAVPKGKSMVEATEDVLQVQLPRLKEKISEGRLRVDNIDVFCEQGVFDLGSTRSILQAGKDMGLNINFHGDELHPMNSAQLGAELGALAISHLEEVTDEGIAAMARSKTAAVLLPTTAYILRLPQPRARDMLDTGVIVALGSDFNPNAYCCSMPIVMHLACVNMKMSMPEALAAATINAAYALGSSHTHGSLEVNKHGDLLILNTTRWEHLIYQLGGHQELIRYVIIKGSVVCDNDKTLSL; the protein is encoded by the exons ATGTCGGGGAATCACAGACTGCTGGTGAAAAACGCCAAACAGGTGGTTTTAATCTGCAACAACGGAGAGAGATTCCTCACCAAGGATGGGATACAGGATCTGTGTGTGATAGAGAATGGGAGCGTAGTGATAGGAAG TGATGGTCTGATTAAAGCCGTGGGTCCTGCTGGTGTGATCAGATCTCAGTATTCAGAATCGTCCTTTGAGAAAGTGATCGATGCTGCAGGGATGTGTGTGCTGCCCG GTCTGGTTGATGCTCACACACATCCGGTCTGGGCTGGAGACCGGGTGCATGAATTTGCAATGAAG CTGGCTGGTGCCACCTACATGGATGTGCACCGAGCAGGAGGAGGGATCCACTTCACGGTGGAGCACACCCGAGCAGCGGGGTCCCTGGAGCTGCTGGCCTCCCTCAGCAGCAGGCTGGTCCGGATGCAGCGAGCGGGGACGACCCTGGTGGAGTGTAAGAGCGGGTACGGCCTGGAGCTGCAGACCGAGCTGAAGATGCTGGAGGTGATCGAGGAGGCCAGACGCTCCCTGCCTATCAACATCTCCTCCACCTACTGTGGAGCCCACGCTGTGCCAAA AGGGAAGAGCATGGTAGAGGCCACGGAGGACGTCCTGCAGGTCCAGCTGCCTCGGCTGAAAGAGaagatctctgaaggacgtcTGAGAGTCGACAACATCGACGTGTTCTGTGAGCAGGGCGTGTTTGACCTCGGCTCCACCCGCTCCATCCTGCAGGCCGGCAAAGACATGGGCCTCAACATCAACTTCCACGGAGACGAGCTTCACCCCATGAACTCTGCTCAG CTTGGAGCAGAGCTCGGAGCGTTGGCCATCAGTCACCTGGAGGAGGTCACAGACGAGGGCATCGCTGCCATGGCAAGATCCAAAACTGCTGCCGTGCTTCTGCCGACGACAGCGTACATCCTCAG gctgCCTCAGCCTCGTGCCAGAGACATGCTGGACACCGGTGTGATCGTCGCTCTCGGCAGCGACTTCAACCCGAACGCTTACTGCTGCTCCATG CCTATAGTCATGCACCTGGCCTGTGTCAACATGAAGATGTCCATGCCTGAAGCTCTGGCTGCAGCCACCATCAACGCGGCCTACGCACTCGGGTCCTCCCACACACACGGCTCCTTAGAGGTCAACAAACACGGGGACCTGCTGATCCTGAACACCACCAG GTGGGAGCATCTGATCTACCAGCTGGGCGGACATCAGGAGCTGATCCGTTACGTCATCATTAAAGGAAGTGTTGTGTGTGATAACGACAAAACTTTGAGTCTATAA
- the snrpf gene encoding small nuclear ribonucleoprotein F — MSLPLNPKPFLNGLTGKPVMVKLKWGMEYKGYLVSVDGYMNMQLANTEEYVDGALAGHLGEVLIRCNNVLYIRGVEEEEEDGEMRE; from the exons atg AGTTTACCTCTGAACCCAAAGCCCTTCCTGAACGGCCTGACAGGAAAGCCCGTGATGGTGAAGCTGAAGTGGGGCATGGAGTATAAAGGATACCTGGTGTCTGTGGATGGATACATGAACATGCAG CTGGCGAACACAGAAGAGTATGTGGATGGAGCGTTGGCGGGTCATCTGGGAGAAGTGCTAATCAG GTGCAATAACGTTTTGTACATCAGaggtgtagaagaagaagaagaggatggaGAGATGAGGGAGTGA